Proteins encoded together in one Coffea arabica cultivar ET-39 chromosome 2c, Coffea Arabica ET-39 HiFi, whole genome shotgun sequence window:
- the LOC140035743 gene encoding uncharacterized protein, producing MTIRKAMVIARQMGWKRVVFESDCKQVVDMLNKNMGKANLATILLDIRNLEGDFDECCFSFTRRGNNFVSHHVANFATSLIDIAEWKCDFPVWLLDLVHADSVEQLL from the coding sequence ATGACAATCAGGAAGGCAATGGTGATTGCGAGGCAAATGGGATGGAAGAGGGTGGTGTTTGAGTCAGATTGTAAGCAAGTAGTGGACatgctaaataaaaatatgGGGAAGGCTAACCTGGCTACTATTTTGCTGGATATTCGAAATCTAGAAGGGGATTTTGACGAATGTTGTTTTTCCTTCACAAGGAGGGGAAATAACTTTGTAAGCCATCACGTAGCAAATTTTGCTACTAGTTTGATTGATATAGCTGAATGGAAGTGCGACTTCCCAGTTTGGCTGCTGGACTTAGTCCATGCAGATTCAGTTGAGCAGTTGCTCTAA